In a genomic window of Comamonadaceae bacterium OTU4NAUVB1:
- a CDS encoding NADP-dependent malic enzyme, which yields MSDSASLSTSTLATPSVEDKRAELRRAALAYHEFPTPGKIAIAATKQMINQRDLALAYSPGVAAPCEEIVKDPVNAFKYTARGNLVGVITNGTAVLGLGDIGALASKPVMEGKGVLFKKFAGVDVFDIEIDEKDPAKLVEIIAALEPTFGAINLEDIKAPDCFYVERELRKRMKIPVFHDDQHGTAITVAAALLNGLKVAGKDIGEVKLVTSGAGAAALACLNLLLKVGLKRENVFVTDLAGVVYEGRTELMDDDKRQYMQNTEARTLTDVMEGADVFLGLSAGGVLKPAMVAKMAARPVIFALANPNPEIAPEDAHAVRGDVIMATGRTDYPNQVNNVLCFPYIFRGALDSGATTITDEMEIAAVRAIAELAQAEQSEVVAAAYVGEKLTFGPEYLIPKPFDPRLMMKIAPAVAKAAFESGVALRPIADLDAYRDRLQSFVYASGTIMKPIFDAAKRATKKRVAYAEGEEERVLRAAQIVVDEGLARPTLIGRPAIIAQRIEKFGLRLKEELDYDIVNVEQDHRYRDFWQTYHRMTERKGTTVQTAKIEMRRRLTLIGSMLLHKGEVDGLICGTWGTTAIHLHHIDQVIGKRPGGCASTPQDLPIYACMNGLLLPGRQVFLVDTHVNYDPTPEQLTEITTLAAEEMVRFGLKPKVALLSHSNFGSSNEASALKMRRTLELLREQSPWLEVDGEMHGDVALDGKERAAVMPHSALAGDANLLVFPNLDSANIAYNLLKTAAGGNIAIGPVLLGSAKPVHILTASATVRRIVNMTALTVADANADR from the coding sequence ATGTCCGATTCCGCCTCCCTGAGTACCTCCACACTGGCCACGCCGAGCGTCGAGGACAAGCGCGCCGAACTGCGCCGCGCCGCGCTCGCCTATCACGAGTTCCCGACGCCCGGCAAGATCGCCATCGCGGCCACCAAGCAGATGATCAACCAGCGCGACCTGGCGCTGGCCTACTCGCCGGGCGTCGCCGCGCCGTGCGAGGAAATCGTCAAGGACCCGGTCAACGCCTTCAAGTACACCGCGCGCGGCAACCTGGTGGGCGTCATCACCAACGGCACGGCCGTGCTCGGCCTGGGCGACATCGGCGCGCTGGCGTCCAAGCCGGTGATGGAGGGCAAGGGCGTCCTGTTCAAGAAGTTCGCCGGGGTCGACGTCTTCGACATCGAGATCGACGAGAAGGACCCGGCCAAGCTCGTCGAGATCATCGCCGCGCTGGAGCCGACCTTCGGCGCCATCAACCTCGAGGACATCAAGGCACCGGACTGCTTCTACGTGGAGCGCGAACTGCGCAAGCGCATGAAGATCCCGGTCTTCCACGACGACCAGCACGGCACGGCCATCACGGTCGCGGCGGCGTTGCTCAACGGCCTGAAGGTCGCGGGCAAGGACATCGGCGAGGTCAAGCTCGTGACCTCCGGCGCGGGCGCCGCGGCGCTGGCCTGCCTGAACCTGCTGCTCAAGGTCGGCCTGAAGCGCGAGAACGTGTTCGTCACCGACCTGGCCGGCGTGGTCTACGAAGGCCGCACCGAACTCATGGACGACGACAAGCGCCAGTACATGCAGAACACCGAGGCGCGCACCCTCACCGACGTCATGGAAGGCGCCGACGTGTTCCTGGGCCTGTCGGCCGGCGGCGTGCTCAAGCCGGCGATGGTGGCCAAGATGGCCGCGCGCCCGGTGATCTTCGCCCTGGCCAACCCCAACCCCGAGATCGCTCCCGAGGACGCCCACGCGGTGCGCGGCGACGTGATCATGGCCACGGGCCGCACCGACTACCCGAACCAGGTCAACAACGTCCTGTGTTTCCCCTACATCTTCCGCGGCGCGCTCGACTCCGGCGCGACGACCATCACCGACGAGATGGAGATCGCGGCGGTGCGCGCCATTGCCGAGCTGGCGCAGGCCGAGCAGAGCGAGGTCGTCGCGGCCGCCTACGTGGGCGAGAAGCTCACCTTCGGGCCGGAGTACCTGATCCCCAAGCCGTTCGATCCGCGCCTGATGATGAAGATCGCGCCGGCCGTGGCCAAGGCCGCCTTCGAGAGCGGCGTCGCGCTGCGTCCGATCGCCGACCTCGACGCCTACCGTGACCGGCTCCAGAGCTTCGTCTACGCCTCCGGCACGATCATGAAGCCCATCTTCGACGCCGCCAAGCGCGCGACCAAGAAGCGCGTGGCGTACGCCGAGGGCGAGGAGGAACGCGTGCTGCGCGCCGCGCAGATCGTGGTCGACGAGGGCCTGGCGCGTCCGACCCTCATCGGCCGCCCGGCCATCATCGCGCAGCGCATCGAGAAGTTCGGCCTGCGCCTGAAGGAGGAACTCGACTACGACATCGTCAACGTCGAGCAGGACCACCGCTACCGCGATTTCTGGCAGACCTACCACCGCATGACCGAACGCAAGGGCACGACGGTGCAGACGGCCAAGATCGAGATGCGCCGGCGCCTGACGCTGATCGGCTCGATGCTGCTGCACAAGGGCGAGGTCGACGGCCTGATCTGCGGCACCTGGGGCACGACCGCCATCCACCTGCACCACATCGACCAGGTGATCGGCAAGCGGCCGGGCGGCTGCGCGAGCACGCCGCAGGACCTGCCCATCTATGCCTGCATGAACGGCCTGCTGCTGCCGGGACGCCAGGTGTTCCTGGTCGACACCCACGTCAACTACGACCCGACGCCGGAACAGCTCACCGAGATCACCACCCTGGCCGCCGAGGAGATGGTGCGCTTCGGCCTGAAGCCGAAGGTGGCGCTGCTGTCGCACTCCAACTTCGGCAGCAGCAACGAGGCGAGCGCGCTCAAGATGCGGCGCACGCTCGAACTGCTGCGCGAACAGTCTCCCTGGCTGGAGGTGGACGGCGAGATGCACGGCGACGTGGCCCTCGACGGAAAGGAACGCGCGGCGGTCATGCCGCACAGCGCGCTCGCCGGCGATGCCAACCTGCTGGTGTTCCCCAACCTGGATTCGGCCAACATCGCCTACAACCTGCTGAAGACCGCCGCCGGCGGCAACATCGCCATCGGCCCGGTGCTGCTGGGCTCGGCCAAGCCGGTCCACATCCTGACGGCCAGCGCGACCGTGCGACGCATCGTCAACATGACGGCGTTGACCGTGGCCGACGCCAACGCCGACCGCTGA